A DNA window from Camelina sativa cultivar DH55 chromosome 17, Cs, whole genome shotgun sequence contains the following coding sequences:
- the LOC104756045 gene encoding exopolygalacturonase-like isoform X1, with protein MAYIDFVFKVSSLALFFIIGTTSRPTTVPKVFDVRRYGAKGNGKTDNTKAFTNTWKNACTWDGPSKMYIPNGRFYLGGVSFVGPCTSKMISFVIDGTLLAPPNNNDIKKDTWINFRYIDYLTVTGSGTIDGQGKESWLLNDCQKNMNCPKLAINMGFDFVNKSRMEGITSLNSKAGHFNFFSVDHFNITGVHITAPGDSPNTDGIKIALSSNIQISNTHISTGDDCIAMLSGNTNFDIYNVTCGPGHGISVGSLGKDRNEKNINGLTVRDTIFTGTSDGIRIKTWESSASTIAISNLVYKNLQMIDVGAPINIDQKYCPYTSCQKLGDSHIQIQNVTLKNIWGTSRNKVAVKFQCSKSFPCKNVHSSDINLKHKGVDGPAITLCENIKGSATGKMIPPHCLN; from the exons GTTTCTAGTTTGGCTCTTTTTTTCATCATCGGCACAACAAGTCGACCAACCACTGTGCCAAAAGTATTCGACGTTCGAAGATATGGTGCTAAAGGTAACGGTAAAACGGATAACACCAAG GCGTTCACAAATACATGGAAGAATGCATGCACATGGGATGGACCGAGCAAAATGTACATACCAAATGGAAGATTCTATCTTGGTGGTGTATCATTTGTAGGACCGTGCACTAGTAAGATGATTTCATTTGTCATTGATGGAACTTTGTTGGCTCCTCCGAACAACAATGACATTAAAAAAGACACGTGGATCAATTTTCGCTACATCGACTATCTCACAGTTACCGGCAGTGGCACCATCGATGGTCAAGGAAAAGAGTCTTGGTTACTAAATGACTGCCAAAAGAATATGAATTGTCCTAAACTTGCTATA AATATGGGATTTGATTTCGTAAATAAATCAAGGATGGAAGGGATAACATCACTCAACAGCAAAGCAGGGCACTTTAATTTCTTCTCTGTTGATCATTTTAACATCACAGGAGTACACATAACAGCTCCCGGCGATAGTCCCAACACTGACGGCATCAAAATAGCTTTATCAAGCAACATACAAATCTCAAACACTCACATCAGCACTGGAGATGATTGTATAGCAATGCTCTCTGGAAACACCAATTTTGATATCTACAATGTCACATGCGGTCCAGGACATGGGATAAGTGTTGGAAGTTTGGGAAAagatagaaatgagaagaacatcAACGGCTTAACGGTTAGGGATACAATATTTACTGGTACGTCCGACGGTATTCGGATCAAGACATGGGAATCTTCGGCTTCCACGATTGCAATTTCCAATTTAGTTTATAAGAATTTACAGATGATTGATGTTGGAGCTCCTATCAACATTGACCAGAAGTATTGTCCTTATACATCCTGCCAGAAATTG GGAGATTCTCACATTCAGATCCAAAACGTGacactaaaaaatatttggggAACATCAAGGAACAAAGTGGCTGTGAAATTTCAATGTAGCAAAAGTTTTCCTTGCAAAAATGTTCACTCAAGTGACATTAATTTAAAACACAAAGGAGTCGACGGTCCTGCAATCACGTTGTGTGAAAACATTAAAGGTTCTGCTACCGGCAAGATGATTCCTCCTCATTGCTTGAATTGA
- the LOC104759259 gene encoding exopolygalacturonase-like — MAYIDFVFKVSSLALFFIIGTTSRPTTVPKVFTTVPKVFDVQRYGANGDGKTNNTKAFTDTWKDACTWDGPSKMYIPNGRFYLGGVSFVGPCTSNISFVIDGTLLAPPNNNDIKKETWINFRYIDYLTVSGNGTIDGQGKESWLLNDCQKNINCPKFAINMGFYFVNKSRMEGITSLNSKAGHFSFFSVDHFNITGVNITAPGDSPNTDGIKMASSSSMQISNTHISTGDDCIAMLSGNTNFDIYNVTCGPGHGISGDSHIQIQNVTLKNIWGTSSNKVAVKFQCSKSFPCKNVHSSDINLKHNGVDGPAITLCENIKGSATGKMNPPHCLN, encoded by the exons atggcttacattgattttgtgtttaagGTTTCTAGTTTGGCTCTTTTTTTCATCATCGGCACAACAAGTCGCCCAACCACTGTGCCAAAAGTATTCACCACTGTGCCAAAAGTATTCGACGTTCAAAGATATGGTGCTAATGGTGACGGTAAAACAAATAACACCAAG GCGTTCACAGATACATGGAAGGATGCATGCACATGGGATGGACCGAGCAAAATGTACATACCAAATGGAAGATTCTATCTTGGTGGTGTATCATTTGTAGGACCGTGCACTAGTAACATTTCATTTGTCATTGATGGAACTTTGTTGGCTCCTCCGAACAACAATgacattaaaaaagaaacgtGGATCAATTTTCGCTACATCGACTATCTCACAGTTTCCGGCAATGGCACCATCGATGGTCAAGGAAAAGAATCTTGGTTACTAAATGACTGCCAAAAGAATATTAATTGTCCAAAATTTGCTATC AATATGGGATTTTATTTCGTAAATAAATCAAGGATGGAAGGGATAACATCACTCAACAGCAAAGCAGGGCACTTTAGTTTCTTCTCTGTTGATCATTTTAACATCACAGGAGTAAACATAACAGCTCCCGGTGATAGTCCCAACACTGACGGCATCAAAATGGCTTCATCAAGCAGCATGCAAATCTCAAACACTCACATCAGCACTGGAGATGATTGTATAGCAATGCTCTCTGGAAACACCAATTTTGATATCTATAATGTCACATGCGGTCCAGGACATGGGATAAGT GGAGATTCGCACATTCAGATCCAAAACGTGacactaaaaaatatttggggAACGTCAAGCAACAAAGTGGCTGTGAAATTTCAATGTAGCAAAAGTTTTCCTTGCAAAAATGTTCACTCAAGTGACATTAATTTAAAGCACAACGGAGTCGACGGTCCTGCAATCACGTTGTGTGAAAACATTAAAGGTTCTGCTACCGGCAAGATGAATCCTCCGCATTGCTTGAATTGA
- the LOC104759260 gene encoding receptor for activated C kinase 1A-like yields MNSLFVSFADLKAGRLDQQIVDGQFALSGSWDGELRLWDLADGVSTRRFVGHTKDVLSVAFSLDNRQIVSASRDRTIKLWNTLGECKYTISEGGGDGHRDWVSCVRFSPNTLQPTIVSASWDKTVKVWNLSNCKLRSTLAGHTGYVSTVAVSPDGSLCASGGKDGVVLLWDLAEGKKLYSFEANSVIHALCFSPNRYWLCAATEQGIKIWDLESKTIVEDLKVDLKAEAEKADNSGPAATKRKVHTY; encoded by the exons ATGAATTCTTTGTTCGTTTCTTTCGCTGACCTTAAAGCTGGTCGACTTGACCAACAAATCGTAG ATGGACAATTCGCCCTTTCCGGTAGCTGGGACGGTGAGCTCCGTCTTTGGGATCTAGCTGATGGTGTCTCCACTCGTCGATTCGTCGGACACACCAAGGATGTGCTCTCCGTCGCCTTCTCCCTTGACAACCGTCAGATCGTCTCTGCATCTCGTGACCGTACGATCAAGCTGTGGAACACTCTAGGTGAGTGCAAGTACACGATCTCAGAAGGAGGTGGTGACGGACACCGTGATTGGGTTAGCTGCGTCAGATTCAGTCCTAACACACTTCAGCCGACGATTGTGTCAGCCTCGTGGGACAAAACGGTGAAAGTGTGGAACCTCTCGAACTGCAAGCTCAGATCGACACTTGCTGGTCACACTGGATACGTGAGCACTGTTGCCGTGTCACCTGATGGTTCACTCTGTGCAAGTGGAGGCAAAGACGGTGTTGTTTTGCTGTGGGATTTGGCTGAGGGGAAGAAGCTTTACTCTTTTGAAGCTAACTCTGTGATCCATGCCCTTTGCTTCAGTCCCAACAGGTACTGGCTCTGTGCTGCAACTGAACAAGGTATTAAGATTTGGGACCTGGAGAGCAAGACCATTGTTGAGGATTTGAAGGTTGATCTCAAGGCTGAGGCCGAGAAGGCTGACAACAGTGGCCCTGCTGCCACCAAGAGGAAGGTACACACATACTAA
- the LOC104756046 gene encoding uncharacterized protein LOC104756046, with translation MEWSRSQKLLHRSQNFWRMMMKGISLSQSTNFNHTNIGFNRTNKIQINTLNPNPTHSRFPRRPLRVLSLSVDPSAANRNVKSAVESHAPPLVVVGSANADIYVEIERLPKEGETISAKTGQTLAGGKGANQAACGAKLMYPTYFVGRLGEDAHGKLIAEALGDGGCGVHLDYVRSVDDEPTGHAVVMLQSDGQNSIIIVGGANMKAWPEKMSDDDLEIVRNAGILLLQREIPDSINIQVAKAVKKAGVPVILDVGGMDTPIPNELLDSIDILSPNETELSRLTGMPTESFEQICQAVAKCHKLGVKQVLVKLGSKGSALFIEGEKPIQQSIIPAAQVVDTTGAGDTFTAAFAVAMVEGKSHEECLRFAAAAASLCVQVKGAIPSMPDRTSVLKLLKSSI, from the exons ATGGAGTGGTCAAGATCACAAAAGTTGTTACATAGAAGTCAAAACTTttggaggatgatgatgaaaggTATTTCACTTTCTCAGTCCACCAATTTTAATCATACGAACATCGGATTCAATCGAACCAACAAGATTCAGATCAACACTCTCAATCCTAATCCAACCCATTCTCGATTTCCCCGACGACCCCTCCGTGTTCTCTCGCTCTCCGTCGATCCATCCGCGGCGAATCGGAATGTTAAATCAGCCGTTGAATCTCACGCGCCGCCTCTTGTGGTTGTTGGATCTGCGAACGCCGACATCTACGTTGAGATCGAGAGATTGCCCAAGGAAGGAGAAACGATTTCGGCCAAGACAGGGCAAACGCTAGCCGGAGGAAAAGGCGCGAACCAGGCGGCGTGTGGAGCGAAGCTTATGTATCCGACTTACTTCGTTGGTCGTTTGGGTGAGGACGCGCATGGGAAGCTTATCGCCGAGGCCTTGGGTGATGGTGGCTGTGGGGTTCATCTGGATTACGTGAGATCCGTGGATGATGAGCCGACGGGACACGCCGTGGTTATGCTTCAATCCGACGGTCAGAACTCGATCATTATCGTTGGTGGTGCTAATATGAAAGCTTGGCCTGAGAAGATGAGTGATGATGATCTTGAGATCGTCAGGAATGCTGGTATTCTCCTGCTTCAAAGAGAGATCCCAGATTCCATCAACATTCAAGTTGCTAAG GCTGTGAAGAAAGCAGGGGTTCCTGTCATCCTTGATGTTGGAGGAATGGATACGCCAATCCCGAATGAGCTATTGGATTCTATTGACATCTTGAGTCCGAATGAAACTGAGCTCAGTCGCTTGACCGGAATGCCAACTGAATCTTTTGAACAGATTTGCCAAGCTGTTGCTAAGTGCCATAAGTTG GGAGTTAAGCAAGTCCTAGTGAAGCTCGGGTCCAAAGGATCTGCACTATTCATAGAAGGGGAAAAACCAATCCAGCAGTCTATAATACCAGCTGCACAAGTTGTCGATACTACAGGAGCTGGGGATACTTTCACGGCAGCATTTGCAGTGGCTATGGTAGAGGGCAAGTCCCATGAGGAATGCTTGAGATTTGCTG CTGCAGCTGCCTCTCTTTGTGTCCAAGTAAAGGGTGCAATACCGAGCATGCCCGACCGAACATCTGTCTTGAAGCTCCTTAAATCTAGTATCTAA
- the LOC104756047 gene encoding glutathione S-transferase U24-like, which produces MAEEEEVILLDFWASMFGMRTRIALAEKGVEYDYREQDLWNKSSLLLQMNPVHKKIPVLIHNGKPVCESLFQLQYIDETWPDNKCSLLPSDPYKRALAKFWADFIDKKVNVAARRIWATKGEEQEASKELIEILKTLESELGDKDYFGDETFGYVDIALIGFYSWFGVYDKYGNINIESECPKLISWAKRCLQRESVAKALPESEKVTMFVSERRKKLELE; this is translated from the exons atggcggaggaggaggaggtgatTCTTCTGGATTTTTGGGCGAGTATGTTCGGGATGAGGACGAGGATTGCTCTGGCGGAGAAAGGAGTCGAGTACGATTACAGAGAACAGGATCTATGGAATAAGAGCTCCTTGCTCCTCCAGATGAATCCGGTTCACAAGAAAATCCCGGTTCTCATCCACAATGGTAAACCGGTATGTGAGTCTCTCTTTCAGCTCCAGTACATAGACGAGACTTGGCCCGACAACAAATGCTCTCTCCTTCCTTCCGATCCTTACAAGAGAGCTCTTGCCAAATTCTGGGCCGACTTCATCGACAAAAAG GTGAATGTTGCGGCGAGGAGGATTTGGGCGACGAAAGGTGAGGAACAAGAAGCATCCAAGGAGTTAATCGAGATACTCAAGACGCTTGAATCCGAGCTTGGAGACAAAGATTACTTCGGAGACGAAACGTTCGGGTATGTGGACATAGCTCTCATTGGGTTCTACAGCTGGTTTGGAGTGTACGACAAGTATGGGAATATCAATATCGAATCAGAGTGTCCAAAACTGATTTCGTGGGCCAAAAGGTGTTTGCAGAGAGAGAGCGTTGCTAAAGCCTTGCCTGAGTCGGAGAAGGTCACTATGTTCGTTTCCGAGCGTAGGAAGAAACTTGAGTTAGAGtaa
- the LOC104756048 gene encoding glutathione S-transferase U25 produces MADEVILLDFWPSMFGMRTRIALEEKNVKFDYREQDLWNKSPILLEMNPVHNKIPVLIHNGKPVCESLIQVEYIDEVWPGVNPLLPSDPYQRAQAKFWGDYIDKKVYASARLTWGAKGEEQEAGKKEFIEILKTLESKLGDKIYFGGETFGYVDIALIGFYSWFEAYEKFGNFSIEAECPKLIAWGKRCAERESVAKSLPDSEKIIKFVPELKKRFGIE; encoded by the exons atggcggaCGAGGTGATTCTTCTTGATTTCTGGCCGAGTATGTTCGGAATGAGGACGAGGATTGCTCTAGAGGAGAAAAATGTCAAGTTCGATTACAGAGAACAAGATCTATGGAACAAAAGCCCGATTCTCCTCGAGATGAATCCGGTTCACAATAAAATCCCGGTTCTCATCCACAATGGTAAACCGGTCTGTGAATCTCTCATCCAAGTCGAATACATCGACGAAGTTTGGCCCGGGGTAAACCCACTCCTTCCTTCTGATCCTTACCAGAGAGCTCAGGCCAAGTTTTGGGGAGATTACATCGACAAGAAG GTGTATGCTTCGGCGAGGTTGACTTGGGGAGCGAAAGGAGAAGAGCAAGAGGCAGGGAAGAAGGAGTTCATCGAGATACTAAAGACACTAGAGTCTAAGCTTGGCGACAAGATTTACTTTGGAGGTGAAACGTTCGGTTACGTGGACATAGCTCTCATTGGGTTTTACAGCTGGTTTGAGGCGTATGAGAAGTTTGGGAATTTCAGCATTGAAGCAGAGTGTCCAAAACTGATTGCTTGGGGTAAAAGGTGTgcggagagagagagtgtggcTAAGTCTCTTCCTGATTCGGAGAAGATCATTAAGTTCGTTCCTGAGCTAAAGAAACGTTTTGGGATCGAATAG